In a single window of the Rhopalosiphum padi isolate XX-2018 chromosome 1, ASM2088224v1, whole genome shotgun sequence genome:
- the LOC132917127 gene encoding lysosomal proton-coupled steroid conjugate and bile acid symporter SLC46A3-like — MNHKSTAATMSVWRRFWSGVTVEPMVACYMTAFTMVTLTVSNLNMQKACRVNLRLPDETCEALVTKSTNEQPAEEVAVQKLVTGMMLWQTCAQNLLPCVLMLLVGAWSDRTRKRVPCMLLPLYGELARNAGQLVCVYYFYQLPMEAAGVAETIPLALTGGQTLMTMTAYSYIGDATSLEQRTFRIGALNAVMAVSMAIGTSMSGIIYNKLGFYGAYFISSTLIIIGLVYGLLFVKDVTPVTEVNKNKSYRTTISEFLDFSHITQSFKTTFKKRPNKQRIRIIILLIIFMASAGVNAGYHTVCYLYTRVQFNWNEVKYSIFASYEIIINIIGLIFTSFFLSKLLNISDEIIGMLSSISQTLGALFYTFAYSVTLFCTGPLLTIFTCAETISTKSLMTKLVPKTELSQIAAVFGIAEIMVSLVFGLMYNGLYEITINILPGAFYLITFVFIAPTIPLFLWLYMKRTNNYEYFNETNILPYEKSPRLKSKTLSSSKYGTIEEPLQN; from the exons ATGAACCACAAGTCGACCGCGGCCACGATGTCGGTGTGGCGGCGGTTCTGGAGCGGTGTCACCGTCGAGCCAATGGTCGCGTGCTACATGACGGCGTTCACGATGGTCACGCTGACCGTGTCCAACCTGAACATGCAGAAGGCGTGCCGGGTGAACCTCCGGCTGCCCGACGAGACGTGTGAGGCGCTGGTGACGAAGAGCACGAACGAACAACCGGCCGAAGAGGTGGCCGTCCAAAAGCTGGTGACCGGCATGATGCTGTGGCAGACTTGCGCGCAAAACCTGCTGCCGTGCGTGCTCATGCTGTTGGTGGGCGCTTGGAGCGACCGGACGCGGAAGCGCGTGCCGTGCATGCTGTTGCCGCTGTATGGCGAACTGGCGCGGAACGCCGGCCAACTGGTGTGCGTCTATTACTTCTATCAGCTGCCCATGGAAGCGGCCGGCGTCGCCGAAACCATACCGCTAGCCTTGACTGGTGGCCAAACCCTGATGACCATGACCGCTTACAGTTACATCGGTGACGCCACTTCG ttggAACAACGAACGTTCAGAATTGGGGCATTGAACGCTGTTATGGCTGTATCTATGGCAATTGGAACATCAATGTctggcataatatataataagttaggATTCTACggtgcatattttatttcatccaCATTGATTATAATTGGACTGGTGTATGGATTATTGTTTGTCAAAGATGTGACTCCAGTGACGgaagttaataaaaacaaatcgtaTCGGACGACCATATCAGAATTTCTAGATTTCAGTCACATAACCCAATCGTTCAAAACAACTTTTAAAAAACGTCCGAACAAACAAAGAATTAGAATTATAATCTTATTGATTATATTCATGGCAAGTGCTGGTGTAAATGCTG GTTATCACACAGTTTGTTATTTGTATACTCGAGTACAATTTAATTGGAACGAAGTAAAATACAGCATATTTGCAtcgtatgaaataataataaacattatcg gtcTTATATTCACCTCATTTTTTCTTAGTAAACTACTGAATATTTCCGATGAAATAATAGGAATGTTATCATCAATTAGCCAAACACTGGGTGCATTGTTTTACACCTTCGCTTACAGCGTAACGCTTTTCTGTACAG GACCACTGTTGACGATTTTTACCTGTGCAGAAACTATATCTACCAAATCACTGATGACAAAACTAGTACCAAAAACTGAACTCA gtCAAATAGCTGCTGTATTTGGCATTGCAGAAATCATGGTTTCATTAGTGTTTGGACTCATGTACAATGGCTTATATGAAATCACTATTAATATTCTACCCGGAGCTTTTTATTTGATCACTTTCGTATTCATCGCCCCGACTATTCCTTTATTCct atGGCTGTATATGAAACgaacaaataattatgaatactttaatgaaacaaatatattaccATATGAGAAAAGTCCAAGACTTAAGTCAAAAACTTTAAGTAGTTCCAAATATGGTACAATCGAAGAACCATTACAAaactaa